GGCGAATTAAAAGTTGAGAATTCGATACGTAATCCATCATCACTTTTAAAACCGGTATGAGATAGGGGTGACTTCATCCCCTCCCTTGCAGTACTATCCCATTATACCTTTACGACTTGGACATTCAGGATGTCTTTGTCCTGGCGGATTTCTGCAAGTGCCTCCGCGGTGGGTTCGCTATCCAGATTGAGTACCGTCAGGGCATGTCCGCCCTGTTTGATGCGGGACAGACTCATGTTGGCGATATTGACTTTATGTTTGCCCATGATCGTGCCGAGCCAACCGACGACGCCAGGGCGGTCGGTATTTTCCATGAAGAAGAGGATGCCTTCCGGGGTGACTTCGACATTTTTTCCGTTTACGGAAACAAGGCGAGGTTCATGCGCGAAAAGGGTTCCGCAGACAGAGATTTCTCTTTCGGCACTTTTTACGCTGATTTTGACCATTTCTGTGTAATTGACATCCTCGGAATTTTTCATGGTCTCGATTTTGATGCCGAGATGCTCAGCCAAGCTTAAAGCATTGACTTGGTTCACATCGTTATCCCCGGCACTTTCGAGGAAACTTTTCACAATCGTGCGGGCAATCGGCCGGATGTCCTCATCATAGACTTTTCCCCAGAAAGTGATCTGGAGGGAATCAACCCGTTTGGGAGCAAGTTGCGCGAGGATTTTGGCGAGTTTATCAGCGAGATTCAGGTGTGGCCCGAGGATGGCGAGTGTTTTGGCATCCACGCTCGGGGCATTAACTGCGTTACGAACGGTCCCTGTGGTCAGGTAGTCGAAAATTTGTTCAGCCACTTCGATCCCGACACTTTCCTGGGCTTCAGCGGTGGAAGCACCGAGGTGTGGGGTCAGGACGACATTGGGCAATTTGCGGAGGGGCAGGTCTTCCGCAGGCGGCTCTTTTTCATAAACGTCGAGGGCGGCTCCCGCGACTTGTCCATTTTGAAGGGCCTCGTAAAGGTCGGTTTCATTAATCAATCCGCCTCGGGCGCATTTGACTAGGCGAACCCCGGTTTTACAGAGCTTAAGGGTTTGAGAGTTGAGCAGGTTTTTTGTTTCTGCTGTCAACGGGGTATGGACCGTAATGTAGTCGGCGTGGGGCAAAAGGTCATTCACCTTATCGATCAGCTCGACTTGCATTTGTTTGGCGCGGCTCAAGGAAAGGAACGGGTCAAAGGCGACGACACGCATGCCGAATGCGATTGCGCGACGTGCGACCTCGCTGCCGATACGGCCCATACCGATAATCCCGAGGGT
This sequence is a window from Verrucomicrobiota bacterium. Protein-coding genes within it:
- the serA gene encoding phosphoglycerate dehydrogenase; the encoded protein is MAAKFKALITDGLADRGVEILIRDGVISVDKKPGLKEEELLQIIGDYDALIVRSQTKVNAKVIAAAKKLKVVGRAGVGVDNVDTESATSRGIIVMNTPGGNTIATAELTFTMMMALTRKIPQAHASMVAGKWDRKSFEGTELYGKTLGIIGMGRIGSEVARRAIAFGMRVVAFDPFLSLSRAKQMQVELIDKVNDLLPHADYITVHTPLTAETKNLLNSQTLKLCKTGVRLVKCARGGLINETDLYEALQNGQVAGAALDVYEKEPPAEDLPLRKLPNVVLTPHLGASTAEAQESVGIEVAEQIFDYLTTGTVRNAVNAPSVDAKTLAILGPHLNLADKLAKILAQLAPKRVDSLQITFWGKVYDEDIRPIARTIVKSFLESAGDNDVNQVNALSLAEHLGIKIETMKNSEDVNYTEMVKISVKSAEREISVCGTLFAHEPRLVSVNGKNVEVTPEGILFFMENTDRPGVVGWLGTIMGKHKVNIANMSLSRIKQGGHALTVLNLDSEPTAEALAEIRQDKDILNVQVVKV